A segment of the Crassostrea angulata isolate pt1a10 chromosome 10, ASM2561291v2, whole genome shotgun sequence genome:
tcattCATTGTTCATTGATTCCCAATATACTTGCCTATTCTTGCCAGTTGCAACTGTTGACAAGCATTGAGTACAGCAAAATAGtacctgtcaatattttttggaagttgagagttgctgtactttgAGGCTTATGTGTGTtgttaaaattcatgaaatgatttttaatgattatcactagtgagagggatgtctcttgttgaaatttgtttgcaataTTTAGGCCCCTAATGTTAAGTTCATGGGAATCaaaagtaaaatgcgaaacttgCGGCCATGGCTGTTGTGTtaactttacacagtgaaattgcaagttacagacgagAGGTAAAATagcatgaaatgtaggtggatgatTAGGTAAACTGTCTGTGAACTATATactggtaagtttctgacatgtgatggtacAAAGTGCACATGGTACCGAATGTCGAAATCTCagaaaaaccagtatgtagaaaattttacatgttcTGACTATTAATTTTCCTCAGAGAATGGTGATTGTTTTAGAAGGAGTGAATTTAAGGTATTTGTACTGTGTGAGAATTGAGGAAATTCTAATTACAGAGTttcaaacacacacacacatcccCTGGCTACAGTGAATTGTACAAAAAAGATTTGTCCCGTGCCACCttaccatattttcataacttttatTGTGAAGTTTTGTGATTGACTacattaaaaagtttaataaacCAGTAAGCAATTTCACtcattatttgattatttttagagATCTAAACTGACCATGTCAGACTCCAAAGATGACAAGGGTGATGAGGAGAAGACCTATGGGGGCTGTGAGGGGCCTGATGCCATGTACGTAAAACTGGTGTCCTCAGATGGCCATGAATTCATTGTCAAGAGAGACCACGCTTTAACATCTGGAACGATTAAGGCCATGTTGAGTGGTCCAGGTATGATacattgtgcattttgttaaagaaaaaattcacagCGAAAAGGGAATTAGTTtcacataattcattttttgaatgttttgaaagttaaaatgtattattttggtGAAAGACTGGacacatttttatttctgattaattttacttttcaaaGAGGCTTTGAtcgttaaaattttttaaacaatagtcTTGTTGTAAAACACATTATTCTTCCTTCAAGGAGGAAAATTCtagtttattttgatttcattataGGGAAGTTAAcagtaatttttcaaaacacaaCTTTCGTTTTATTTGCTCACCTGAGATAAAGgctcaaatgagcttttctgatcacattttgtatgTTGTCCGTCTGTCATCTGTAACTTTtcttcacattttgaacttctttctAAAACCACTTGACCAATTTCAACTTTCATTCAAAGTggagaaaacctcaaaactgtaaaaaaaaaaaaggggatgcattttaaaaaatcttcttctttagaactatactgagtcaaattcaacgtaatttagtaaaaatcatCCATATGGAAAGGAAggtataaattgcaaaaattaaggacTAAAACTGTTCCAAGTTTGAGttaaatacagaaaaataataGAGAGGGGTGGTttaatcagtttataacttcagGTTCAGTATTCTTTATCTtgaaaacgaggttctttgtttgaagtAGCCATATAGGAAGCATGATAAATGGGTCAATCtaacaaagatgaatttgtttgttgtaaaACAGTTCACATGCAGAGTTATCTTTCAAACATTCAagatatattggtgccgattttgtgaagtaaattggggttaaatatttcaatgcgttgacattctCACTGtgacggtggttttagcttgttttgatttttgtttcattttcattaagtATGCTTTTTAACTTTGGGAACTATTgcctgtattttggaatttttacgtatcaaatcaaacattgaCTTCAGTTAATCAGACAGCTGACTGTTTACCTGCACCAAATAAACTAAATCTGATGCATTTACAACATACTAAAATACAAATCTTTCTATTGGTAATTCTGTATGCATTTTCTCTGCATAAGGGTTAATtaatgcaatgtgttttgttaAAATGCTGAGCATTTTCTCGAGTCTATGATATGTCAATACATTGATTAAaataactctttaacatatcacgtgacaactTTTTTCAGTTCATCGATCATGTGAATAAGGTTACAAAATGTCACACGAGTTCACGGCAAGTAAACAATGGTCGTTTACTTTGGAgaagaccaattaaatttttgtaaatttgagtAACTGAGCACATTGGagtaaaattttcttctgtCACATAAaggaaattttcaaataaaatacaataactagtaagaaGTTGAggataaaaaagtaaatatctTGCATAGGATCTTATTTTCAGGAAAAATGGTAGGTacatatgtcaaagattaagttagctgcaataatgtaacCCTCtccaatttttttatatctgatgtttactggagagagCTACAATTCCATAGGATCTCTGTATggtgcaaaattattttttttaatgtggcCGACTTTGGTCTGAAAAGATTGCTTTTATGTTTGACTTCcttttgataaaatgatttattaattcaggttgaacaaaataatcatatataaatcGAAATCAGATAAGACACACCAGCAAAAAATTTgggatttttgttttattattgaggggccatatggcacaatatcctttgaatgccaatataaagccattgttgctcagataagtgatgtggcccatgggcctcttgttactaATTTTTCTAATTAGACATTTCCCAATGAACATACATTTGTTCCCtcaaaaatcattaaaagtACAAAAGAAAAGTTGATATGTAGGAAATACCAGTGGATCATATGAAAAGGTTGAAAAGAAGAAGGAAGCTAAAAAATTACTGGTATATGGAGATAAAATACAACAGACAGTTGAGTCTATTGAGACAACAACAGTAATTTTAAATCtatcttatttctttttcaggACAGTTTGCAGAAAATGagacaaatgaaataaattttaggGAAATCCCGTAAGTACTGATGTTATTTATATTCTACTTTGATTAGTAAAGATTAGTAAAGATAAGTCAATGCTTCAATTGCAATGGTATACAGAACAGCTCACAAGTATGTGACAAAAACATCAtgaaccaaaaaaaaccaaactctTGTTCTAGATCTCAAATTTTCTGCATTGTAAAGTTGATATCATAAATGTAGGATGCATGTCTGTTATGGGTAATGATAAAcagtaaatgtatttatttgcaCAATCTGTGTTTTAGGTCACATGTTCTTCAGAAGGTGTGTATGTATTTCACATACAAGGTTCGATACACCAACAGCTCCACAGAGATCCCCGAGTTCCCTATAGCACCTGAAATTGCATTAGAGTTACTTATGGCTGCCAACTTCTTAGATTGCTGAACAAGagttaatatttattatatttgcTTTGTTTGATCCCATTCTTTTGTTGGTGCCAAAATAAGTTCCTATTTGCATGAAGTCATCATAATATTTAGATCCCCCATATAAAGATCAAtgaggagagaaaaaaaaacaacatggcACTAAgtatgtatttataattatgtatggGTATTGCAGGAAAACAAATGTGAGGTGATGTCTACTTTATTAGATTATATTGTGTATTCAAGGATTAAGAACTGCTAAAATAACTTGTAAAAGCCAGTTTCAgtttatattatatgaaaatttgatTGTATTATGCTTTgtatttctttattgtttattaaagtATTATCAAAATTAGTTCAGTTGCTGTATAAAGCCATTGTAAGGAGGGTTGCCCTGCATTATGCACTGTGATGTTTGTGTTAGGATTGTTTGAGCTTTGATGTACTTGGACAGAGGCAAATGAAAGTAGGGTCCATGTTGTTGTATATCATTCAGTGTTATGATTCATTTAGATTTTCGTCATTAAATCCTTTCTATGTAAGGAAAACAGAGTAGTTTTTATTATCCTACATGTATTAGACGTAAGGGAAACGTAAAGATTATTTCATCCACTAactatatacacatgtaattttGCTCCGAATGACACAAgcattacatgtaccaatagcattattttcaaaaaaaattggCAAGGGATGGACTGCAAAATAGCACTATTgtgtttcatattttaaaaagtttaaggtgtgtaaaatgtacattgtcaatataCAATGTTAAACTTTGGTAATTagaaagaatttatttttttatgtatacattACTTCTGATTTCATTTactgaaaaaaagtttatattgcACAAACCAAACCTATTTTGTCTGCGTGACATAAACACTTATAAATTCACTCCACCTTACATGgtatatttaaactttaaacaatATGATTTCCTTTTATCGGTTAAATCCCCTTTCAACACCAAATAACAGAAATTGAATTATGGTGAAAGAATTCAATAGCTAtcatttcaaagtttatttatAAGGGTTGGGTAGAATGAATTTGGAgcatgatttttattaatgGAACAGTTGAATCCTCAATACCGGTTAGACGATGCACAAATTAACACAATAAATTATTGAGTGGCGAAATGATATTTTGCAAGAAATATGGATTGAGCACTGCGACAGCTACGCAATCGGAAAAAATAGAAAAGGCGATTGCGGCAAACCCTCGTATTAATATCAATGCTTTGAAGGCTCTGAAGGTGTCGAAACTCCCATAATCAgctattttcaaaaacaaaataaaatgccaTGTAAAAAAGGCTTGTTTGATTCATAATTTGATTCATTAATGACTCTAAATTAAAAGAATGAAATTTGTTATTCATGTTAAAGAGCTGTCAAAATAAGGAAAAACAACCAATGAATGAAAATGTATCGCAGAATAAGTCTCGTGGAGACCCCGGTCCCAATACTCCATTTCTCTACTCTAATACTTGCTATCCCCCTAAAGCCCAATTCCCTcctttttacatgtacttaatgaTCTACCGCTGCgcattataatatacatgtatgtcaatttaATTTCGTACACTTATAATACGGAAAATCTTTTCGAGGACGGAAAATCTTTTCGAGGACGGAAATTCGTTTCGAGACATAATGTCGCTTGATCATGCATGTTCTTATGAAAAAAAGTTGTCATAATACACTTTTTTTGCTTATATGCCCCAAAATCCATTAGGAACTTTTTCCATAacttacatgtagttgttttagagtaccgtaattttagcttccttatttttcgtgcagaccaaattttcagagagtttttgcattgggatatcttcgagttgttttgaaacacatattttaacaattttttaatatttctatcgatataCATTGACATATTAaactgatatttcataaaagtccAGAGAAGATGAACTCcaatttttgcttaaaattagCTAATTTCATgccatatttcaaattttacatcatagacccatacttttggttttattttctaaatttataacatttttctaACAACCTGtgataatttgagaaaaagtttgagactttttaataatttcattgcATGTTGAATCGTTAATGGCTAAAAATAGGGTTTTGTAAATGCAAAAAGgtcaatatattatttttaaaactgaagAAATTGCAAACTTTCTTAATGttaatattgatttaattttatttatttcaaatagtataaatttttatttgatgccATGGTTCattctgataaaaaattatagagggaaaagcgatttatgtgcagaaaggtcatgtatatattgaatacaccgtagcaccgaaaaaacaattgaattttggttaagctatgtgtgcagatttttaaaaatacttaaaaaaaacttaacgaCTTTTGATCgtaggatccaacgtccttaaagAAGAGTTGTGCATCTTGCATTGAAATCGTCAGCAGATCTAAAATTCAATTTCTGTACGTTGTGCGCTGTTTTGATTGGGTTTGTGAATCATATAACATTTGAAATATCAACAGACGCTGTTACAGcgcacttaaaaaatatttcgcactctaaatttttttttcaaggttcgttaaatttgggaccaaatcaacgcacttagattttttttttcaaagtgcattgatatggttgatattaactttgaaaaagaaattgtgCATGGTCTAGTCGAAGTGTTTTAAAGATCTTCAAATATGATAGTTAAATGGCTTAACCTAGTTTTGCTCGGTAAGACATggaaaagagatttttagcttTCCTAAATAGCAATTTCGCAATGAAAAGACTTGTCGATAAGATCATATTAAGAGTTAATTGAgatatgtatatcaaaatatcaCATGAACTGCACAAATTCGTCAGCCGTCCTTCCAAATAAGTTATCTGTTTACTTTGTGAATATTTACTCTCTAAAGAAAAcagaaaatgattaattttgagGAACACAATATCTGACATATACACGGCGTTTATAGGCTGATGATCAAATATAATgacaatattaatatatttgttttaaaattagtgtAAAAGAGTGCAGGCTTATTTTTGAGTTGATTTATTTTAACGgctgtacatgtaactatcttactttatatatcaaaataattcattGGTTTGAATTTGAGAAAGGGGTTTATACTTGGGAGACCTGCAGATGTATAAGTTTATAGAATAGATATGATGTTTTGGGAAGAAAAGAGGATGCGGGTGCAATTCTTCGagtaattaatataaatattaattggACATTGTACTGTATCTTTGGTTGTCCCCTCCATATTCCCCATGAagtgata
Coding sequences within it:
- the LOC128166588 gene encoding elongin-C gives rise to the protein MSDSKDDKGDEEKTYGGCEGPDAMYVKLVSSDGHEFIVKRDHALTSGTIKAMLSGPGQFAENETNEINFREIPSHVLQKVCMYFTYKVRYTNSSTEIPEFPIAPEIALELLMAANFLDC